The window GGGCTGGATGCATCAAGGTGGGCAAAGTCGCCCGTTTGCAAAAATTTGTATAACCGCCCTTGGGTTGTGGTGATCGTCTCGACTCGCGAGCCTTCCCGGTAGTGGGTCAGTTCGAACGTCACGGGGGATGTCCAGTTGCGCAGGAACTGGCTGCCCTCATCCTCCTTGAGCGGCGGCGCTATGGCCCGGCTCGGCGACTTTACCTGAATGGACCATTGCAAGAGCTGGACAGCCTCATCCCATGGCTTGTACCCATCGGGAGAGCTATAGAGAATATCCCCCTGCTCAAAGCGGCAAAAGCCAAGGGGGTCCGTAAATGGCGTCGGTAACGCCCACGAGAATCCGGGGAAGAACGACTTCATGCGTTAGCGACGCTATCACGGGAGGCTGAGCGTTCAAGAAATCAAAGACGGCTTCGCTTAGAGACTCAGATAACGGGGCTGGCAAATCTTTCGCAAAAGAGCGCTTTCGTTCAGATGGTTCGTTTTCGGTTCGTTTAGCTCATTCCAGAGGGAAAACGCGTTTCGTTTCCGGCTCGTTTAGCGTTTCGTTCACCTTCGTTCAGCTTTTCCCCCTCCCCAGAGAGAAAAAACTGAACGAAGGATTTTGAACGACCCGGAGCGCCTGCGGACTTAGCGGAGGGCGTATTCGCGACCTCGCTTCACGAGCCACCCGGCCTCGATGCCGATCTTGGCCAGGCGGGAGATGGCTCCCTTGGTCAGGCCCATTTCATGCGCGATATCCTCGGCGCTGGTGAGGCCGTCTGCGACCCATTGGCGGAAGGTGTCGAGGCTGCTGGCGGGCTTGGTCTGGATGGTGATCGAACCGTCCTCCGAGCTGTGGAAGGTCCACTCGATATTGGGCTGTTCCGTGCGGCTGTTGCGATCCTTGGTGAACATCGAGCGGAAGGTGGTTCCCTTGCGGCTGACTTCCCCCCGCAGGGTCTCATCCAGCCGGATGACCCAGAAGGCGGCGTCCTCGCGGCGGGAGGTGCCTCGCATGGTTTCCTTGTTGCGGCCCGAGTGGTGGACGACGACCACGGCGATGCGGTGGCGGCGCAGGGTGAGGAGCCAGCCGAGGACGGATTCCCAGTCGTCGGCGTCGTTTTCCTTCATGCCGGAGAAGAGGCACGAGAGGTTGTCGAGGAAGACGATGGTGATGCCCTGGGCGAGGAGGAGCTCCGTGAGTTCGTGCTGGGCGGTGGGGCTGGCGAAATTCAGCACGCCGCCCTCGAGGTGAAAGTACGCCTCGTGGTTGAGCACGACGAAGCCCTCGCCCGCCCCCATGCCGCTCACCCGCGCCCGCAGCGCCTGGCACGGCATCTCGCCGTCGACGTACAGGATGCTCCGCCGCGCCGCCGCCTGCCAGGGGCCAAAGGCGGTGCCGTTGGTGATGGCCGTGGCCATGCCGAGGGCGAACCACGTCTTGCCTAATCCACGCGGGGCGTAGATGAACCCGAGGTCGCCCTCCATGAACCAATCGCCGAGCACGGGCTGGCGCTCGGGAATGTCGAGCGAGCCGAGCGCGGGGACGGTGCGCAGGGTGCGTGCCATGGAGCCGGGCGCGGGCGCGAGGGGTGCGGCGGGCGCCACGTCGCGCAGGAATTCGGGGACGGGCTCGGCGGGTGGTTCCCCGGCGGCGCGGGCGGAGTCGGAGGCTTGCTGGGATTTCAGGTAGTCGGAGAAGAGGCTCCAGTTTTTGGCGAAGTTCATAGGGTGTCGAGTCGTGGTGTTAGGGTTTGGTGGGTGGAGAGGATGAGTTTTCCGTGGTTCAGTTTTTCAGACGTGGCGCGGTGGGTTGGAATGGTCGGCTCCGCGTTGCGCGGGGTCGCTATTTGCTCATGGTGGACATACCGCCTCCGGCTGACCTTGGGAGACGGCGCGGGGAGGTGGTCCGCCTGCGAAGGAAGCTCCGCCTCGCGGGCGACATTCGCGGCGGGAGACGGCTCGCTATCGGCGAAGGACGGCGCGGGGTCGAGGGTGGCGTGTGGGTTCATAGCGTCGGGGCTGAGGTTGGAGGTTGGGACGAATAGAGGGTGTATTGCCTCCGCTGGTTGTCGCGGGGTCGGGCGCTGTTGGGTTCCGGCGGGGCCGCCGGGGTGAGGGTTGCGCGGGTGCCGGTGTGGCGGCGCACGTCTGCGCTGACCTCCGGAGGGACGGTGGCGGCGCTATCGCTGCCCGCGTCCATTTTCGAACAAGCCTCGGGGTTCAAAGAAGCCTCGGGGTTCAAAGAAGCCTCAGGGTTCAAAGCGGCGTCGGGGTTCAAAGCAGCCTCCGGGTTGAGGCTGAGGTCGGGGGTTGGGTCGAGGTAGAGGACGTATTGACGCTGCCCGTTGTCGCGGAGGCCGTCGGGGATGCGGACAAATTGCGACCGCGTCCAGGTGGCGCGATCCGCGCCGAGCACGCAGGCGTAGCGCATGAGGGCGCGGGCCTCGCGCTCGGGATCGCTCCCGCAGCGGAACCACCCGTGGAGCGACCGCCTGCCGCTGTGGACGACGAGCGCGAGCGGGGCGAAAAGCCCGAGGTGCGCGAGGATGGCGGCCTGTTCGTCGGGCGTGCCGCCGTCCTGCTCGATGATGAGGTGGCGGCGCGGGCCGGTATTTTCCAGCGTGTGCTGGCTCACGCGGCCATCGCGGGTGCGCCCGGTGCGGCTCGTCATGGGCGATGGCACCATGAGCGCCAGCCCGGCCAGCCTGCCGCGCCAGCGGGACCGCCGCCGCGTGGCAAAGACCGCGCTGCTCTGCCCGCAACACAGCAGCGGATCGCCGGGAAAGAGCGCGTCGACCACGGCCTCGGCTTGCGGCTCGTCATCGGCCAGGCGCACCGGGGAGGAGTCCCACAGGTCGGTCAGGGTGAAGCCGTCATTCTGCGCCAGCACGGCGCGGCGTCGCTCGGGATCGGGCGGCGGCCACAGGGACGAAGCAGGACGCGCGGGGGCATTCGCAGCGCCGGGCTGCCACGCGACCCGGCGGGAATTCTCCACCGCACGCTGTATCTCCTGCTCCCCGACCACGCGCCCGCATCCGGCGACGGAGGCGCGGAGCATCTCGAGGATCTCGCGCTCCGTGCGGTAGGCGTGGAGCACGCGGGCGAGGCGGAAGAGGTAGAGATTCACCCCCTGCCCCGCGCGGGGCGGAGCCGAGAGGAGGTCGCGCACGAAGCGCGGGAGTTGTTCCTCCGCCGTCCTTGGCGAACGGCCCGTCATTCGCGCCCCGCCTCCGCGTGGAGCATGCCGCCCACGTGCCGGGCAAAGGCCAGCCGGTGCTCCGGGCGGCCCGTGGCGAGGTACTGCGCCGCCAGCCGCGCGGCTTCGCGCTGCCACGGGTCCCGCCGCCCGGGTTGAAAAAGCACCTCCTGGTACACCGTCGCCAGCACCGCGCGACCCGCCTCCCTCGCTCGCGGACACCGCCCGCAAGACTTGCATTTCTCCTTATATGCCATGGGGCGATAAATAAGCAGAAACATGGGTCATTTGCGATCTCCATTTTCTAAGCGAAGGGGAAAACTGCTAACAACCCTGCAAGGGTTGCAACACATGCTAGTTTTCCAGCTTTAGGAAAAGCGCCGCCGGATTCGCGCTTTGCGAAAGGATGGAGGAAAGCGCCCGATAGGCCTCACGACCGGGGACACACCAACCCTGCGGCGAAGGCATTCGCGGAGCGGGAGCAATGCTCGATCCGCTCAATCGCGGAACACGAAGAGCGCAGCCGTCAATAGCGCGCCGATGAGGAAAATGAGCAAGCTGCTTTCCACGAAGTACGGGTAGGCCATCAGCGCGATGCCGATGATCACGGGTTTCAACGAACCCGACTTTTTGCCGTAAACGAACGCGCCCATTCCGATCCCTCCGAAAAGGATCATTCCGAAAAGCGCCTCAGGCGTTGGCATCCCCGGAAAGGTAGCGGAGGATCGGGCGCAATGCAATCCGGCTCGAGGCCCCAGCGAATCCTACCGGTTTCCCTGAAAACCGCTTAACGATAATAACACACCGCCAGCGCCGCGCCGAGGAGGACGAGGAAGGCGACGATGCCGGGCGCGAGGCGCAGGCTGCCACGGAAGGCCGCGATGGCAAAGCCGATGGCGACGACGGTCAGGAGCATGATGATCGCAAAGCCGTCGAGGAAGGTCGGCGTAGCGTGGGCAGCGGCGGGCGCGTGCGGTTTGCCCGTCACGGAGGTCAGGCTATTGAGCCACAGGGCGAGCAGGGCAAAGACGATCCCACCGCCGATCTTTACTATTCGGCGGTTGCGGAAGAATAACGGGGAGTCTTCCTCCTCCGATTCCTCGCGGGGTCGTGGCTCGTCGGGGTTCACTTAAGCGCGGAGCCAAGCATAATTCCCCCGTCCTGGGCAGGAAAAAAACACCGGCTCGCCCGCGGTGGCGGAGGGCGGCGGGCTCTGCTACAGTGCGCGCATGTGCAATCGCTACCGCACCGTGAGCGCCGAGTGGCGGGCCGGACAGGAGTTGGAACTCGAGGTCGTCGGCGGGGATTTTTACCGGCCCAAATGGGCGGGCAGCGCGACGGTGGAGAAGCTGAAGCGGTATTGGCTGCGCGAACCCGGCAGCGAACTCGCCCAGACGCGCGAGGACGTGACAGAGGTCTCCGAGACGGCGGAGGACGACGGCGAACTCCAGTGGTGCGCGGCCCCGGCGGGAGCCCGGCTGCTCTTTGTCATCGCCGCCCCGCCCCCGGGCAAGACCTACCGCCTCGCGAAGCTCATCACCACCGCCGCCACGCCGGACCAGGCCGCGTATTTCCGCCGCGACCGCTTCCCGCTGCTGGGCCGCCTCACCCCCTCGGGCGAGATCGCCATCATCCCCCCACTCCCCGCCCCGCCGCCCAAACCGAAGCCGCAGGGCGAGCTTTTTTAAAGACGGCAGGCGGGAAGCGGATCGCGCGGATATTAAATTGACTAATCAGTCAGTCATTCCTAGGTTGCCACTCATGGCGCGACCGAAGAGCAATGACAAGCGCAGGGCGATCCTGGACGCGGCGACGCGCGTGATCGTGGCGCAGGGCCTGAGCGCGCCGACGGCGACGATCGCCCGCGAGGCGGGGATTTCCACCGGGTCGCTCTTCACCTACTTTGAGACAAAGACCGACCTGCTCAACCAGCTTTACCTGGAGCTGAAGGGCGAGATGACGGCCGCCGCGCTGGCGGACTTCCCGGAAAAGGCGGCGCTTCGCAAACAGGCCGCCCATGTGTGGTCGGGCTGGATGAAGTGGGCCGCCGCGCATCCCGACAAACGCCGTGCCCTCGCCGTGCTGGGTGTCGCCGACGAGATCACGCCGCAAACCCGCGCCGCCACGCAAAAGCTCATCGCCCGCCCGGCGGCATTGATCGA of the Terrimicrobium sacchariphilum genome contains:
- a CDS encoding AAA family ATPase; the protein is MNFAKNWSLFSDYLKSQQASDSARAAGEPPAEPVPEFLRDVAPAAPLAPAPGSMARTLRTVPALGSLDIPERQPVLGDWFMEGDLGFIYAPRGLGKTWFALGMATAITNGTAFGPWQAAARRSILYVDGEMPCQALRARVSGMGAGEGFVVLNHEAYFHLEGGVLNFASPTAQHELTELLLAQGITIVFLDNLSCLFSGMKENDADDWESVLGWLLTLRRHRIAVVVVHHSGRNKETMRGTSRREDAAFWVIRLDETLRGEVSRKGTTFRSMFTKDRNSRTEQPNIEWTFHSSEDGSITIQTKPASSLDTFRQWVADGLTSAEDIAHEMGLTKGAISRLAKIGIEAGWLVKRGREYALR
- a CDS encoding TetR/AcrR family transcriptional regulator, producing MARPKSNDKRRAILDAATRVIVAQGLSAPTATIAREAGISTGSLFTYFETKTDLLNQLYLELKGEMTAAALADFPEKAALRKQAAHVWSGWMKWAAAHPDKRRALAVLGVADEITPQTRAATQKLIARPAALIEQLRGKGRLSDAPMSFVGPIITSLAETTMDVMISDPARAEEHCTAGFETFWRVLA